In one Hemiscyllium ocellatum isolate sHemOce1 chromosome 29, sHemOce1.pat.X.cur, whole genome shotgun sequence genomic region, the following are encoded:
- the atp5l gene encoding ATP synthase subunit g, mitochondrial has translation MADATRRLVQNLVTRGPKLALAAANYSKPRLATFWKYARVELSPPTPKEIPVAVESLKGLIASFKEGAYKHVTVKDALRNTLVATEVVMWFYIGEVIGRRSLIGYKV, from the exons ATGGCGGACGCGACTCGGCGGCTCGTGCAGAACCTGGTGACCCGGGGCCCGAAACTCGCCCTCG CTGCTGCTAATTACTCTAAGCCTCGTCTAGCTACCTTCTGGAAGTATGCCCGCGTGGAACTGAGTCCTCCAACGCCTAAAGAAATCCCAGTGGCTGTTGAAAGCTTGAAGGGTTTAATAGCATCGTTTAAGGAGGGAGCTTACAAACATGTAACTGTAAAG GATGCTCTAAGGAACACACTGGTGGCCACTGAAGTTGTGATGTGGTTTTACATTGGCGAGGTCATTGGTCGACGAAGCTTGATTGGATATAAAGTCTGA